A window of Auraticoccus monumenti contains these coding sequences:
- a CDS encoding NUDIX domain-containing protein gives MVWSTRQLADLAHTTVPTVRHYHKVGLLDLPERGSNGYKHYGVPHLVRLLQVLRLSDLGMPLARIAELDLPGADLDEAIELLDAELAAATERMVRVREELAAVRDHGSPVDVPNGFAPVARELSDAQRAMLMMFAAVLDEADLEQLRQAMLVPDPAVEEFEELPEDADDATVDLLVGRMIASARRTRESHPALLDATARSPQGATSAQLAMARALVEFYNPTQIRVLEQVDAAFRDEAEEPASGEDVAEDVEGSVAEGATEVAPAVTPRDTPPLVVGAALADRLERPTTVLAARRRRGALAGWWEFPGGKVEPGEAPVDALVRELDEELGLREVTVGDELPAPDGGWPLPNGSALRVWWVVTAEEVRPGPDHDEVRWLRPDTVLDVEWLPGDVPLAQRLADGLLGG, from the coding sequence ATGGTGTGGAGCACGAGGCAGCTGGCCGACCTGGCGCACACGACGGTGCCCACGGTCCGTCATTACCACAAGGTGGGCCTGCTCGACCTCCCCGAGCGCGGCTCCAACGGCTACAAGCACTACGGGGTCCCCCACCTGGTCCGTCTGCTGCAGGTCCTGCGGCTGAGCGACCTGGGCATGCCGCTGGCCAGGATCGCCGAGCTGGACCTCCCCGGGGCCGACCTGGACGAGGCGATCGAGCTGCTGGACGCCGAGCTGGCGGCGGCGACGGAGCGGATGGTCCGCGTCCGCGAGGAGCTCGCCGCCGTGCGGGACCACGGGTCGCCGGTGGACGTCCCGAACGGTTTCGCCCCCGTGGCGCGTGAGCTCTCCGACGCACAGCGCGCCATGCTGATGATGTTCGCCGCCGTCCTCGACGAGGCCGACCTCGAGCAGCTCCGCCAGGCCATGCTCGTCCCCGACCCCGCCGTGGAGGAGTTCGAGGAGCTGCCCGAGGACGCCGACGACGCCACCGTCGACCTGCTGGTCGGGCGGATGATCGCCTCAGCCCGACGGACGCGGGAGTCCCATCCCGCGCTGCTGGACGCCACGGCCCGGTCCCCGCAGGGCGCGACGTCCGCGCAGCTCGCGATGGCCCGTGCCCTGGTGGAGTTCTACAACCCGACCCAGATCCGCGTCCTGGAGCAGGTGGACGCAGCCTTCCGGGACGAGGCCGAGGAGCCCGCCTCCGGCGAGGACGTCGCCGAGGACGTCGAGGGGTCGGTCGCCGAGGGAGCCACCGAGGTCGCGCCGGCGGTCACCCCCCGCGACACCCCGCCGCTGGTCGTCGGAGCCGCGCTGGCCGACCGGCTGGAGCGGCCCACGACGGTGCTCGCGGCCCGTCGTCGCCGCGGCGCCCTGGCCGGGTGGTGGGAGTTCCCCGGCGGCAAGGTCGAGCCGGGGGAGGCCCCGGTGGACGCCCTGGTCCGCGAGCTGGACGAGGAGCTCGGGCTGCGCGAGGTCACGGTGGGGGACGAGCTGCCGGCCCCCGACGGCGGCTGGCCGCTGCCGAACGGCTCGGCGCTGCGGGTGTGGTGGGTGGTGACCGCGGAGGAGGTCCGTCCCGGACCCGACCACGACGAGGTGCGCTGGCTGCGGCCGGACACCGTGCTGGACGTGGAGTGGCTCCCCGGGGACGTCCCGCTGGCCCAGCGGCTCGCCGACGGGCTGCTGGGCGGCTGA
- the lpdA gene encoding dihydrolipoyl dehydrogenase — translation MTAHFDVVVLGGGPGGYVAAIRAAQLGLKTAVIEEKYWGGVCLNVGCIPSKALLRNAELAHIFTADAKTFGISGDVSFDFGAAYTRSRGVADRMVKGVHFLMKKNKITEIDGWGTFTDANTVSVKKNDGGEETVTFDHAIIGVGAVTKMLPGTKRTERVVTYEEQILTDSLPGSIVIAGSGAIGVEFAYVMANYGVDVTIVEYLDRMVPLEEPEVSAELLKAYKKLGVKVMVSTKVEDIEEHADGVRVTVSPAKGGDSQVLETDKVLQAIGFAPRTEGYGLDKTGVELTERAAIAIDDFMRTNVPHIYAIGDVTAKLQLAHTAEAQGVVAAETIAGAETMALNYDMIPRATYCQPQIGSFGYTEAKAKELGYDVKVAKFPFSANGKAHGLGDATGFIKIVADATHGEILGAHMIGPDVTELLPELTLAQLWDLTAHEVARNVHAHPTLSEALKEAVEGIAGHMINL, via the coding sequence ATGACCGCACACTTTGATGTCGTTGTCCTCGGTGGTGGTCCCGGAGGATACGTCGCCGCCATCCGTGCCGCCCAGCTGGGCCTGAAGACCGCCGTGATCGAGGAGAAGTACTGGGGCGGGGTGTGCCTCAACGTCGGCTGCATCCCCAGCAAGGCCCTGCTGCGCAACGCCGAGCTGGCGCACATCTTCACCGCCGACGCCAAGACCTTCGGCATCTCCGGCGACGTCTCCTTCGACTTCGGGGCCGCCTACACGCGCAGCCGCGGGGTGGCCGACCGGATGGTCAAGGGTGTGCACTTCCTGATGAAGAAGAACAAGATCACCGAGATCGACGGCTGGGGCACCTTCACCGACGCCAACACGGTGTCGGTGAAGAAGAACGACGGCGGCGAGGAGACGGTCACCTTCGACCACGCGATCATCGGGGTGGGCGCGGTCACCAAGATGCTGCCCGGGACGAAGCGCACCGAGCGCGTCGTCACCTACGAGGAGCAGATCCTCACCGACTCCCTGCCCGGCTCGATCGTGATCGCCGGCTCCGGCGCCATCGGCGTGGAGTTCGCCTACGTGATGGCCAACTACGGCGTCGACGTCACCATCGTGGAGTACCTGGACCGGATGGTGCCGCTGGAGGAGCCCGAGGTCTCCGCCGAGCTGCTCAAGGCCTACAAGAAGCTGGGTGTGAAGGTCATGGTCTCCACCAAGGTCGAGGACATCGAGGAGCACGCCGACGGCGTCCGGGTCACCGTCTCCCCGGCCAAGGGCGGCGACTCCCAGGTGCTGGAGACCGACAAGGTGCTCCAGGCGATCGGGTTCGCCCCCCGCACCGAGGGCTACGGGCTGGACAAGACCGGGGTCGAGCTGACCGAGCGAGCGGCCATCGCGATCGACGACTTCATGCGCACCAACGTCCCGCACATCTACGCCATCGGCGACGTGACCGCCAAGCTGCAGCTGGCCCACACCGCCGAGGCGCAGGGCGTGGTCGCCGCGGAGACCATCGCCGGGGCCGAGACCATGGCGCTCAACTACGACATGATCCCGCGGGCCACCTACTGCCAGCCCCAGATCGGGTCGTTCGGCTACACCGAGGCCAAGGCCAAGGAGCTGGGCTACGACGTCAAGGTGGCCAAGTTCCCCTTCAGCGCCAACGGCAAGGCCCACGGCCTCGGTGACGCCACCGGTTTCATCAAGATCGTCGCCGACGCCACCCACGGCGAGATCCTCGGCGCCCACATGATCGGCCCCGACGTCACCGAGCTGCTGCCCGAGCTGACCCTGGCCCAGCTGTGGGACCTGACCGCGCACGAGGTGGCCCGCAACGTCCACGCCCACCCGACGTTGTCCGAGGCTCTCAAGGAGGCCGTCGAGGGGATCGCCGGCCACATGATCAACCTCTGA
- a CDS encoding class E sortase — protein sequence MSQDDSSVDQGPRPRRLRRVAAVSVLAVVAVAPWLVPWGDLLGRETAAAPGPSIVERATDRPASEAPEPRRPDAASVDALAAAVSGASGFDIPVSDEEVSAVSTEPGEYRELGGIEIPAIGLDVSYGEGVYEEALTRGPGHWPGTPMPGSLGNSVISGHRNTHTQPFKELDELSPGDEVVVDTGEKPTTFTVTETTIVPEAEYKEFVLRQPEDPRARQVTLFACHPEGNPIFRIVVQAEVSS from the coding sequence ATGTCGCAGGACGACAGCTCCGTGGACCAGGGCCCACGCCCTCGCCGTCTCCGCCGGGTCGCCGCCGTGTCGGTCCTGGCCGTGGTCGCCGTCGCCCCGTGGCTGGTGCCGTGGGGGGACCTGCTCGGTCGCGAGACCGCCGCCGCACCGGGACCCAGCATCGTCGAGCGCGCCACGGACCGTCCCGCCTCCGAGGCGCCCGAGCCCCGCCGTCCCGACGCCGCGAGCGTCGACGCGCTGGCCGCGGCCGTCTCCGGTGCCAGCGGCTTCGACATCCCGGTCTCCGACGAGGAGGTCTCCGCGGTGAGCACCGAGCCCGGTGAGTACCGCGAGCTCGGCGGCATCGAGATCCCCGCCATCGGCCTGGACGTCAGCTACGGCGAGGGTGTGTACGAGGAGGCCCTGACGCGCGGCCCCGGTCACTGGCCGGGGACCCCGATGCCGGGCTCGCTCGGCAACTCGGTGATCTCGGGGCACCGCAACACCCACACCCAGCCGTTCAAGGAGCTCGACGAGCTCTCCCCCGGTGACGAGGTGGTGGTGGACACCGGCGAGAAGCCGACGACGTTCACGGTCACCGAGACGACCATCGTCCCCGAGGCGGAGTACAAGGAGTTCGTCCTCCGCCAGCCCGAGGACCCGCGTGCGCGTCAGGTGACGCTCTTCGCCTGCCACCCCGAGGGCAACCCGATCTTCCGCATCGTCGTCCAGGCCGAGGTCTCCTCATGA
- a CDS encoding helix-turn-helix domain-containing protein, protein MTDTSLDRIGSLIRDARKHRGLTQSELAGVLGTSQSAVHRIEVGNQNLSLEMINRIATALDSELISVGGKGPTHLRVRGGQQLSGSIAVRSSKNAAVAVLCASLLNRGTTVLRGIARIEEVNRILEVLTSIGVQATWSPDRTDLTLVRPEQLDLEAMDLEAARRTRSVIMFLGPLLHFYPSFALPYAGGCDLGARTIEPHLQVLRRFGLHVEATEGFYQATVDAVEGDRTIVLTERGDTVTENALLAAAMTPGRTVLRNASPNYMVQDVCAFLTTLGVRIEGIGTTTLTIHGVESIHADVEYSPSEDPIEAMSLLTAAIVTSSELTVTRVPIEFLEIELAILTEMGLKYDLGEEYVSDNGLTRLCDLTVHPSALKAPIDKIHPMPFPGLNIDNLPFFAVIAATAEGETMIHDWVYENRAIHLLELNKLGANVQLLDPHRLIVRGPTRWRGQEVVCPPALRPAVCLLLGMLAARGESVLRNTYMINRGYEDLPMRLNALGADVQIFSDPRA, encoded by the coding sequence GTGACTGACACCTCCCTGGACCGCATCGGCAGCCTGATCCGCGACGCGCGCAAGCACCGTGGCCTCACCCAGAGCGAGCTGGCCGGTGTGCTCGGCACCAGCCAGAGCGCGGTGCACCGGATCGAGGTCGGCAACCAGAACCTCAGCCTGGAGATGATCAACCGGATCGCCACCGCGCTGGACTCGGAGCTGATCAGCGTCGGCGGCAAGGGCCCCACCCACCTCCGGGTGCGCGGCGGGCAGCAGCTGTCCGGCTCGATCGCCGTGCGCTCCTCCAAGAACGCCGCCGTCGCCGTGCTCTGCGCCTCGCTGCTCAACCGCGGCACCACGGTGCTGCGCGGGATCGCCCGGATCGAGGAGGTGAACCGCATCCTCGAGGTGCTCACCAGCATCGGCGTCCAGGCCACCTGGTCCCCGGACCGCACCGACCTCACCCTGGTCCGCCCCGAGCAGCTCGACCTCGAGGCGATGGACCTCGAGGCCGCCCGCCGCACCCGCAGCGTGATCATGTTCCTCGGCCCGCTGCTGCACTTCTACCCCAGCTTCGCGCTCCCCTACGCCGGCGGCTGCGACCTCGGCGCCCGCACCATCGAGCCCCACCTGCAGGTGCTACGCCGTTTCGGGCTGCACGTCGAGGCGACCGAGGGCTTCTACCAGGCCACCGTCGACGCCGTCGAGGGCGACCGCACCATCGTGCTGACCGAGCGCGGGGACACCGTCACCGAGAACGCCCTGCTGGCCGCGGCGATGACGCCCGGGCGGACCGTGCTGCGCAACGCCAGCCCCAACTACATGGTCCAGGACGTCTGCGCCTTCCTGACCACGCTCGGGGTCCGGATCGAGGGCATCGGGACGACCACCCTGACCATCCACGGCGTGGAGAGCATCCACGCCGACGTCGAGTACTCCCCCTCGGAGGACCCGATCGAGGCGATGAGCCTGCTGACCGCCGCCATCGTCACCTCCTCGGAGCTGACCGTGACCCGGGTGCCGATCGAGTTCCTGGAGATCGAGCTGGCCATCCTCACCGAGATGGGGCTGAAGTACGACCTGGGCGAGGAGTACGTGTCGGACAACGGCCTGACCCGGCTCTGCGACCTGACCGTGCACCCCTCGGCGCTCAAGGCCCCGATCGACAAGATCCACCCGATGCCGTTCCCCGGTCTCAACATCGACAACCTGCCCTTCTTCGCGGTGATCGCCGCGACCGCCGAGGGCGAGACGATGATCCACGACTGGGTCTACGAGAACCGGGCGATCCACCTGCTCGAGCTGAACAAGCTCGGCGCCAACGTCCAGCTGCTCGACCCGCACCGCCTGATCGTGCGCGGTCCGACCCGCTGGCGCGGCCAGGAGGTCGTCTGCCCGCCGGCCCTGCGTCCGGCGGTCTGCCTGCTGCTGGGCATGCTCGCCGCCCGCGGGGAGTCGGTGCTGCGCAACACCTACATGATCAACCGGGGCTACGAGGACCTCCCGATGCGCCTCAACGCCCTCGGCGCGGACGTCCAGATCTTCAGCGACCCGCGCGCCTGA
- a CDS encoding ferritin-like domain-containing protein: MKDFARMVRPAAPVVFGGQPVINFRDENSRRRFLKTAAVIGAGSTLVAATLRDQMAFADASANDLEILNYALTLEYLEADFYKQGIDGGVLEGRDLELVEPIGEHEQAHVDALTQTIKDLGGTPAEKPQFVYPDGTFDDKDMFLKNASAFEELGVTAYHGQVPRIEDGDILAAAAAIAGVESRHAAVIADLLGENPFPAAFEKSMTMDEVLDAAGDFIES; the protein is encoded by the coding sequence ATGAAGGACTTCGCCAGGATGGTCCGACCGGCGGCTCCCGTCGTCTTCGGTGGCCAGCCCGTGATCAACTTCCGCGACGAGAACAGCCGTCGTCGGTTCCTCAAGACCGCTGCCGTCATCGGCGCCGGTTCCACCCTGGTCGCGGCGACGCTGCGCGACCAGATGGCCTTCGCCGACGCCTCGGCCAACGACCTCGAGATCCTCAACTACGCCCTGACCCTGGAGTACCTCGAGGCGGACTTCTACAAGCAGGGCATCGACGGTGGCGTCCTGGAGGGCCGTGACCTCGAGCTGGTGGAGCCGATCGGCGAGCACGAGCAGGCCCACGTCGACGCGCTCACCCAGACCATCAAGGACCTGGGTGGCACGCCGGCCGAGAAGCCCCAGTTCGTCTACCCCGACGGCACCTTCGACGACAAGGACATGTTCCTCAAGAACGCGTCCGCCTTCGAGGAGCTCGGCGTGACCGCCTACCACGGTCAGGTCCCGCGCATCGAGGACGGCGACATCCTCGCCGCCGCCGCCGCCATCGCCGGGGTCGAGTCCCGCCACGCCGCCGTCATCGCCGACCTGCTGGGGGAGAACCCGTTCCCCGCAGCGTTCGAGAAGTCGATGACGATGGACGAGGTCCTCGACGCCGCCGGCGACTTCATCGAGTCCTGA
- a CDS encoding EamA family transporter: protein MHPATRARTLRLGVIACAVSALAYGFLVLFGRQAFATGASIPTVIGWRFAIASAVLVLVVVVARRPWGRGRQVWQPLLMGAVVYALQNTLFFFALQRIPAGLTSLLLYTMPVMVVLLDLARRRLRLSVPLVVAVLLALLGVGATMLGPIGALSPTGVGAGLLSAVVFTVYYVSMDTLPPDTDWVASSALVCCGTAATQVGVGVLTGTFDPTPGPSVLVAVVPMALVCTVLALSLLMTGVRWAGASVAAVVSCLEPVSSVVIGVTALGDPFGPPQAIGAAMVVAAVVVISLQRSPVPVVVTPVAD, encoded by the coding sequence GTGCACCCTGCCACCCGAGCCCGGACCCTGCGGCTGGGTGTGATCGCCTGCGCGGTCTCCGCGCTGGCCTACGGCTTCCTGGTGCTCTTCGGCCGCCAGGCCTTCGCCACCGGCGCGAGCATCCCTACGGTGATCGGCTGGCGGTTCGCGATCGCCAGCGCCGTGCTGGTGCTCGTCGTGGTGGTGGCCCGGCGGCCGTGGGGACGTGGCCGCCAGGTCTGGCAGCCGCTGCTGATGGGCGCGGTGGTCTACGCCCTGCAGAACACCCTCTTCTTCTTCGCCCTGCAGCGGATCCCGGCCGGGCTCACCTCCCTGCTGCTCTACACCATGCCCGTGATGGTGGTGCTGCTCGACCTGGCCCGGCGACGGCTGCGGCTCAGCGTCCCGCTGGTGGTGGCGGTGCTGCTGGCCCTGCTCGGGGTGGGGGCGACGATGCTCGGCCCGATCGGGGCGCTCTCCCCCACCGGGGTGGGCGCCGGCCTGCTCTCCGCGGTGGTGTTCACCGTCTACTACGTCTCGATGGACACGCTGCCCCCGGACACCGACTGGGTGGCGTCCTCGGCGCTGGTCTGCTGCGGCACGGCGGCCACCCAGGTGGGGGTCGGTGTGCTGACGGGGACCTTCGACCCCACCCCGGGGCCGTCGGTGCTCGTGGCCGTGGTCCCGATGGCCCTGGTCTGCACGGTGCTGGCCCTCAGCCTGCTGATGACCGGGGTGCGCTGGGCCGGGGCGAGCGTCGCCGCCGTGGTGTCGTGCCTGGAGCCGGTCAGCTCGGTGGTGATCGGCGTGACGGCCCTCGGGGACCCCTTCGGTCCTCCGCAGGCGATCGGCGCCGCGATGGTGGTGGCCGCGGTGGTGGTCATCTCGCTCCAGCGCTCACCGGTCCCGGTGGTCGTGACCCCCGTGGCGGACTGA
- a CDS encoding GNAT family N-acetyltransferase, whose translation MTPPSVRTARSGDAAVIAALLGELGYPAGPEQVTQRLASMPDTFTTLVAEAVPGSMAQSMAGAGSMAGAVAGSVVGAGAGAGAGSMAGAGAGAGSMAGAGAGAGAGSMVGASAGAGAGAEDGAAVDAAAQVVGVAVARTSWRLTDDRPVAQLVTLVTSAGRRGSGAGTALVRAVEDWARQRGATRLLVLSGLQRVDAHQWYQRRGFQHTGVRLAKDL comes from the coding sequence GTGACGCCGCCCTCGGTCCGAACCGCCCGGTCCGGGGACGCCGCGGTCATCGCGGCCCTGCTGGGTGAGCTGGGGTACCCGGCCGGCCCCGAGCAGGTCACGCAGCGGCTCGCCTCGATGCCGGACACCTTCACCACCCTGGTGGCCGAGGCCGTGCCCGGGTCCATGGCCCAGTCCATGGCCGGGGCTGGGTCGATGGCCGGGGCTGTGGCTGGGTCGGTGGTCGGGGCCGGGGCCGGGGCCGGTGCTGGGTCGATGGCCGGGGCCGGGGCCGGTGCTGGGTCGATGGCCGGGGCCGGGGCCGGGGCCGGAGCTGGGTCGATGGTCGGGGCCAGCGCCGGGGCCGGGGCCGGGGCCGAGGACGGAGCCGCGGTCGACGCCGCGGCGCAGGTGGTCGGGGTGGCCGTCGCCCGGACGAGCTGGCGGCTGACCGACGACAGGCCCGTCGCGCAGCTGGTCACGTTGGTCACCAGCGCCGGTCGACGAGGATCCGGCGCCGGTACCGCACTCGTCCGGGCCGTGGAGGACTGGGCGAGGCAGCGCGGCGCCACCAGACTCCTGGTGCTCTCGGGGCTGCAGCGGGTCGACGCGCACCAGTGGTACCAGCGCCGCGGGTT
- a CDS encoding ferritin-like domain-containing protein: MNRRNLIKGAAVAIPGAVALNMLGAKWAFAEAGDFEGPLDVLNYALTLEYLEAEFYRQGNEAGLADGKTATYLEAIQKDEEAHVWTLQDTIATLGGTAVSAPQVDFGGAFDSLDSYLETAFTFENLGVQAYLGAAPSLFEEKELLSAAASIFGVEARHAAIIGVLQEKKAEGGVYMGALETPATKDAVLKAAGPFIVAAQTL; this comes from the coding sequence ATGAACCGCAGGAACCTGATCAAGGGCGCAGCCGTCGCCATCCCGGGCGCCGTCGCTCTGAACATGCTGGGGGCCAAGTGGGCCTTCGCCGAGGCCGGTGACTTCGAGGGCCCGCTGGACGTGCTCAACTACGCCCTCACCCTGGAGTACCTGGAGGCGGAGTTCTACCGCCAGGGCAACGAGGCCGGTCTGGCAGACGGGAAGACCGCGACCTACCTGGAGGCCATCCAGAAGGACGAGGAAGCCCACGTCTGGACCCTCCAGGACACCATCGCCACCCTGGGCGGCACCGCCGTCTCGGCTCCCCAGGTCGACTTCGGCGGAGCCTTCGACTCCCTCGACAGCTACCTGGAGACCGCCTTCACCTTCGAGAACCTGGGTGTCCAGGCCTACCTGGGTGCGGCCCCCTCCCTCTTCGAGGAGAAGGAGCTGCTCTCCGCGGCGGCGAGCATCTTCGGCGTCGAGGCCCGTCACGCGGCCATCATCGGCGTGCTGCAGGAGAAGAAGGCCGAGGGCGGCGTGTACATGGGCGCCCTGGAGACCCCGGCCACCAAGGACGCCGTGCTGAAGGCGGCCGGACCGTTCATCGTGGCGGCCCAGACCCTCTGA
- a CDS encoding SRPBCC family protein has protein sequence MTRPIEVTLPLPCPPAEAFDAYVDLGSWWDPMYTADAPTFTGVRVTPGLGGSIVEQHADGSEQEWGRITLWQPGMLLCHSFLLAHDSGVPSQVMVRFAPAEDGCTLHLEHGGWNEDNLRDRGRFQDWPVLLEGFRRRVSAG, from the coding sequence GTGACGCGTCCGATCGAGGTGACCCTGCCGCTGCCGTGCCCCCCGGCCGAGGCGTTCGACGCCTACGTCGACCTCGGCTCGTGGTGGGACCCGATGTACACCGCCGACGCCCCGACCTTCACCGGCGTCCGGGTCACCCCGGGCCTGGGCGGGTCCATCGTCGAGCAGCACGCCGACGGCTCGGAGCAGGAGTGGGGTCGGATCACCCTGTGGCAACCGGGCATGCTGCTCTGCCACTCGTTCCTGCTCGCCCACGACAGCGGGGTCCCGAGCCAGGTGATGGTCCGCTTCGCCCCCGCCGAGGACGGCTGCACGCTCCACCTCGAGCACGGTGGCTGGAACGAGGACAACCTGCGCGACCGCGGCCGCTTCCAGGACTGGCCGGTGCTGCTGGAGGGCTTTCGCCGCCGGGTCAGCGCGGGCTGA
- a CDS encoding helix-turn-helix transcriptional regulator, which translates to MVSGSASEARRLADLVRLRRVRDRIDREYAQPLDVEALARDVHMSAGHLSRQFRLAYGEPPYSYLMTRRIERAMALLQRGDLSVTEVCFAVGCSSLGTFSTRFTELVGVPPSVYREQASGPAAGMPPCVAKKVIRPVRNREAPPVTPDLA; encoded by the coding sequence GTGGTGAGCGGGAGCGCCTCCGAGGCACGTCGCCTGGCCGACCTGGTCCGGCTGCGACGCGTCCGGGACCGCATCGACCGGGAGTACGCGCAGCCGCTGGACGTCGAGGCGCTGGCCCGCGACGTGCACATGTCGGCCGGGCACCTCAGCCGGCAGTTCCGCCTGGCCTACGGCGAGCCGCCCTACTCCTACCTGATGACCCGGCGGATCGAGCGGGCCATGGCGCTGCTGCAGCGGGGGGACCTGAGCGTCACCGAGGTGTGCTTCGCGGTGGGCTGCTCCTCGCTGGGCACCTTCAGCACGCGGTTCACCGAGCTGGTCGGGGTGCCGCCGAGCGTCTACCGCGAGCAGGCGAGCGGGCCGGCCGCCGGGATGCCGCCGTGCGTGGCGAAGAAGGTCATCAGACCGGTCAGGAATCGAGAAGCACCACCGGTCACCCCGGACCTAGCGTGA
- a CDS encoding SRPBCC family protein — translation MTQHDGSISVTRSIDAPAKDVFEVLTLPRRHKELDGSGFVVSDDHTDRITGVGQVFTMNMQGDHMGGEYQTDNHVTAYDPNHMVGWKTAPAGTEPPGWEWLWELKSTSSDSTDVTLTYDWSKVTDRELLKKVGFPLVSQDQLEDSLNALASAVGPTHSA, via the coding sequence ATGACCCAGCACGACGGTTCCATCAGCGTGACCCGCAGCATCGACGCCCCGGCCAAGGACGTCTTCGAGGTGCTCACCCTGCCCCGCCGGCACAAGGAGCTCGACGGCTCCGGCTTCGTCGTCTCCGACGACCACACCGACCGGATCACCGGCGTCGGGCAGGTCTTCACCATGAACATGCAGGGCGACCACATGGGCGGTGAGTACCAGACCGACAACCACGTGACGGCCTACGACCCGAACCACATGGTCGGCTGGAAGACCGCCCCCGCCGGTACCGAGCCCCCCGGCTGGGAGTGGCTGTGGGAGCTGAAGTCCACCAGCAGCGACAGCACCGACGTCACCCTGACCTACGACTGGAGCAAGGTGACCGACCGCGAGCTGCTCAAGAAGGTCGGCTTCCCCCTGGTCAGCCAGGACCAGCTCGAGGACTCCCTCAACGCACTGGCCTCGGCCGTCGGGCCCACGCACTCCGCCTGA
- a CDS encoding VOC family protein: MDITIHQAFLPHHDHEASLAFYRDTLGFELRDDVEYGGQHWLTVGPPGQPGTSLVLHPPFADPGITEEERRVVGEMMAKGTFASINLATPDLDATFERLQAGAAEVVQEPTEQPWGIRDCAFRDPAGSMIRIFEVR; the protein is encoded by the coding sequence ATGGACATCACCATCCACCAGGCGTTCCTGCCCCACCACGACCACGAGGCCTCACTGGCCTTCTACCGCGACACCCTCGGCTTCGAGCTGCGCGACGACGTCGAGTACGGCGGCCAGCACTGGCTGACCGTCGGCCCGCCCGGCCAGCCCGGCACCTCTCTCGTGCTGCACCCGCCCTTCGCCGATCCCGGGATCACCGAGGAGGAGCGTCGGGTGGTCGGGGAGATGATGGCCAAGGGCACCTTCGCCAGCATCAACCTGGCCACCCCTGACCTCGACGCCACCTTCGAGCGGCTCCAGGCCGGAGCGGCCGAGGTCGTCCAGGAGCCGACCGAGCAGCCGTGGGGCATCCGCGACTGCGCCTTCCGCGACCCGGCCGGCAGCATGATCCGGATCTTCGAGGTGCGTTGA